TTTAGTACGGGGCTTATCCGCCGGGCATAGCTTAGCTGGAAGTCTCCGTACCAGCGCTCGGCCAGCTCGGCCCGGCCCACCCGGCGGTAGGCTGCTGCCTGCATGGCCAGCTCCAGCGCGTATGGCTGCCCAGCCGGTTCGGCCTTGGCTTTTGCCAGCTGCTTCAGCAGTTCGGGCTGGCTGGCATATATCTCCAGGGGGGCCAGTTTGCCCTTGCCTAGCACAAAGCGGTGCAGGAAAGCCAGTGCAAAGCTGCTGCTGAGCAGGCGGCGGTCTCCTGTAAAGTCGAAAGCCGAACTGAGCCGTTCGGAATTTGCCAGTACCACAAATGCCAGCTCGGCTTCGGGCACCAGCATCAGCAGGCTGCTGCATCCGTCCCATATCCCGTAGTGATACACCACCCGGAGGCCTGCGTACTCCTGCACAAACCACCCCAGGCCGTATGGCAGCACCTGTCCCGCCCGGTTGGTCTGTGCGGTCCACATGCGCTGCTGTGTTTCAGGCTTCAGCAGTTCGTTTCGCTGCAGGGCAGCCGCATAGCGGGCCAGGTCTTCCACACTGGCTACAATACCCGCCGAGGCACCCGTGTAGCCCTGGTAGTGGGTGGGTTCTATCTTGCCCCGCCAGGTGGTGCGGTAGGGGTCGGCCACATCGGCATACACAGCCTCCATACTCAGGTCATTCCCGGCATACACCTTGCCATTTGCAAAGGCGGTGCGCGTTAGGCCCAGGGGTACAAACACATGCTCCACCCAGTAGGCCTCCAGGTCCTGGCCGCTTACCTGCCGTACAATATCGCCCAGCAGGCCGTAGCGCATCCCGTCGTACAGAAACTGCTCGCCCGGTACGCCCTGGCTGGTGTGGCTCAGCAGGTGGCGCACCCGCACCGCTGGTGGCAGGGCCAGCCCATACTGGCTGGCGGGGGCATCCAGGTCTATCTTTCCCTGCTCCACCAGCTGTAGCACCGCTACTGCGGCAAAGGTTTTGGTAACGCTGGCAATGTGAAAGGGGGTATGTGGGGTAGACTCGATCTTTCGCTCTACATCTGCATAGCCGAACCCCTGGCTATACACCAGCCTGCCCCGATATACCATGGCGGCCCCCATGCCGGGTATGCCCAGATCGGTGCGTAGCTGGTCCAGATATCGGCTAAAGTCGGCCAGGCGGTCACGGGGGGTGGGAACATCTTCCGGGTCGAACGGATAGGCCGATACGACCGTAGGCAACACACACAGCAACGCAACCAGCACCTGTATCACAATCCTACTGCGAGCCATAGCCTAAGATACGACAGAAAAAGCAGGGAAACATGCCTGACTCAGTCCTAATACGAAGGATTTTCGAACACGAAGCAGCCGAACATGCAGCCGCTGCTGTGCACAAGTGGATGAAAGAGCCTGTGTGTGCTGCAAAGGCTAGTACGCCAGGCCTACACGGTGCCCTAGATAGGCACACGCCAGCGCCTCGCTGGCCAGAAAATGCGCACAGTCGGCAGCACTTATCTGTGTACCGCCATCGGGCAGGTAGTCCCGCTGGGCCCGATAGATGCCGGTGGCCTCGGCGCTGGGCATGTAGGGCGGGCAGGCCATTGTCCAGTCCAGGCCCGACTTGAGCAGGATCTGATATACGCGGTAGTGGTCTTGGGTAACGTGCTGCAAGAACGGCGGAAAATCTGCCGCCTCAGCACGCAGTCGGCGCTCATCCAGCTGCAGGATGCCAGCCCCGCCCACCGTGAGTACCCGGCGTATGCCCTGCTGCTGCATAACGGATACGAGCTGCTGCATGGCCTGGCTCATCAGGCTGATGGGCTTATCCATGGCCCGGCTGCCCAAGGTGGCAATCACCACCTCCATACCTGCAATTGCCTCGGCCAGCTGATCTGTATTCAGCGCATCGCCCGTAAAGAAGGAGAGCCTGGGGTGGCGTAGCAGCACCGCATCGGCATGCCGCACAAAGGCGCGCGCCTCGTGCCCCTGCTCCAGCAGCTGCAGCAGGACATTCTGTCCTACCCTGCCGCCCGCCCCGATTACTACACACTTGGCCATTATCGGATATAGATGTTGAGCTGAATGATATAGCGTCTATTGCTGCATCAAGTTACAAAAAATGCGCACCAGGGTGCTTTTAGGGCTCACTTTTTTTACCCTTTGTAAAATGCACCCACTCCTGCATACGTGTGGCTGGCACCCACCCTGCCTAGGTAGTGGGTAGCAAAATAGTAAAGGTAGTGCCCACGCCCTCCTCGCTAGCTACGCTTAGCGTGCCGCCATGTAGCTGCACAATGCGATGGGTGATGCTGAGGCCCAGGCCGGTACCCTTCTCGCCCTGTGTACCCTTGCGCTGGGTGGCACCAAAGCGCTCGAATAAGCGGGGCAGATCGGCCTGGGGAATACCCATGCCCGTATCGGCCACCCGTATGCGCACATAGGGGGTTCCATGCTCTTCTACCGCATCTGCCACCACGGATACGGTGCCCTCCGATGGGGTGAATTTGATTGCATTGGCCAGCAGGTTGCCTAGCGCCTGGCCCAGCTTGCTGGCATCCAGCCTGGCGGCCAGTCCCTCGGGTGCTTCCAGCTGCAGCCGTAGCTTCTTGCTTACCACCAGGCCCTCGTAGCCCTGCACTAGCTGCTCCAGAAAAGGCCTTAGGGGCTTTACACTCGCCTCCAGCTGGCCACTGTGCTCCAGCTTGCTCAGGTCCAGTATGTCGTCTACCAGCCTGAGCACGCTGGTGATGGCATTGCGGATAATGCCTGCAAAGCGTGCCACCTGTTCGGGCTCGGCCATATCGGGGTCCTGCATCAGGGCAGTCAGCTCGCGTACCCCGGTCAGGGGGCTGCGTATGTCGTGGCTGGCTATGCGTACCATCTCCTCCATTTGCTCGGTGCGGGCCTTTACCTTTTCCTCCAGCCCCTGTATCAGCTGGTAGTTCTCCAGGGCAATGGCTACGGCACCGGCCAGGATGTCGATCAGCGCCTGCTGATGGGGCTGCACCAGCACGGCTTCACGCTCGGCCTCCAGGTATATGATGCCTAGCAGCACCCCCTGGTTCATAAGTGGCACGGCGTAGTAGGCCGCCCCGCCGTGCTGGCCGCGCTGGGGCCCGGGCTGCTGCTGCACCTGGCCCAGCAGTAGCTCGGGCAGGGATACGGGCTGAGCCGGCGGAATGTCTATGGCTACGGCTGCTGCGGCCACATCCTGCCTGCCCTCGGCCAGGGGTACCAGCTCCCCCTGCTGCAGCAGGAGCAGCAGGCCGCGGTGCGCACGCGAAAAACGCAGGGCAGCCTCCATCACGGCATGCAGGAGCAGCTCCCGGTCTCGGGTCATGATGAGCTTGCCCGTCGTGCGGTTCAGGCGCGCCAGGTCGGCCTGGTACTGCGCCAGCGCCAGCTGCAGGCCGTAGGCATCCAGGGCACCCTCTATGGTCAGGCGCAGGTCTTCCTCGTTCCACGGCTTGGTCAGGTATCGGTACAGGTCCGCATGGTTCACCGCATTGGCCACGTGTGCCATCTGGGCTTGGCCGGTTAGCATCACCTTCTTGGCCTCCGGAAAAATCCGGTGGGCCTCTATCAGCAGCTGGTCTCCGGGCAGGGCGGGTGTCATCACCTGGTCGCTAATGATCAGGCAGAGGTTTTTGCCCGCTGCCGCTAGCGCTTTCAGCATCTCGAGTGCCTGCTCGCCATTTTCGGCCACCTCTATTTCATATCCCAAACCAGCCCAGCGCTGCTGCAGCTGTATCTCCAGCGAGGAGAGCAGGTTCGGATCGTCCTCTACACAGAGTATTACCCCAGGCTGTGCAGGCAGGGTTTGTGTAGGCAGGTAGTCTTCCAGCACAGATGGCATCATGGGGTTTGGGGTTTGGGGGTTAGGGGTAGGGTAAGGATAAACTGGGTATGGCCTGGGTGGCTCTCCACCCGTATGCTGCCGCCATGCTTATTCTCAATAATGCGCTTGACAATGGTAAGCCCCAGTCCGGTTCCCTCGCCCTTGGGCTTGGTGGTAAACATGGGGTCGAACACGCGGTCGATCAGGTCTTGCGGAATGCCGGGGCCGGTATCGGCAAAGCAAAGCTCTACCACATCGCCCACCAGCCGTGCCGCTATGCGGATGCTGCCCTGGTTTTTCAGCGCATACACGGCATTCATCAGCAGGTTGGTCCACACCTGCTGTAGCTCTTCGGGGTAGGCCTGCAGCAGCGGCAGCTGTGGGTCCATGTCCAGCTGCACCTGTATACCCTGGCGCAGGTGGTAGTCGTACAGGCCCAGCACATTTTCCCAGCTGTCCTTCAGGTCCACCTGGGTGGGCTGGTCTGCATCGGCGCGGCGGTACACGGTGTTTTTCAGCCGGGTAATGATGTTCTGCGCCCGGCCTATACTCTGCTGCACCAGGTTCAGCTGCTTGAAGATGGTACCCAGGGCATGCAGCACGTCCGGCAGGCTGCGGGCATTTTCGTCGCCCTGCAGGAAGGGCAGTACCGGGCCCTCAGACCCCGTATAGCCGCCCTTTACCAGCTTTTGGGCAGCCGTGCGTGCCTCTGCCACCCCTGCTGCCTCCAGGGCAGTGGCCAGGCGTGCCACCTCGCTGCGCTCCTGGCTGATGCTCAGGTTTTCGGGGCGGGTCATCAGCTGCTGTAGCAGTTGCCAGAACTGCTGCTGCAGGGGGGCACTCAGGCGGCCTAGGAATACCGGGAAACGCCGCAGGGTATCGGGCATACTACCCTGCAGGTTGTCTATGGCCGCGCGTATGGCCCCCAGGGGCGAGTTGATTTCGTGCGCCATAATGGGGGCAATCTCGCCCAGGCCCGCCATGCGCTCCTGCTGGGCTATGGTTTCGCGCTGGCGCTCTATCTCGTGGTTTTTGTGGGCCAGGTCTGCGTTCAGTGCTTCAGTGGCCTCTTTTTCCTGGCGCAGCTCCTCGGTGCGCTCCACCACCCGCAGCTCCAGCTCCTGGGCGCGCTGCTGTAGCCTGCGCTGCCGCACCCGCTGTACGCGCCAGCTTACCAGCCACACCAGCAGGG
This genomic stretch from Bacteroidota bacterium harbors:
- a CDS encoding hybrid sensor histidine kinase/response regulator, which translates into the protein MMPSVLEDYLPTQTLPAQPGVILCVEDDPNLLSSLEIQLQQRWAGLGYEIEVAENGEQALEMLKALAAAGKNLCLIISDQVMTPALPGDQLLIEAHRIFPEAKKVMLTGQAQMAHVANAVNHADLYRYLTKPWNEEDLRLTIEGALDAYGLQLALAQYQADLARLNRTTGKLIMTRDRELLLHAVMEAALRFSRAHRGLLLLLQQGELVPLAEGRQDVAAAAVAIDIPPAQPVSLPELLLGQVQQQPGPQRGQHGGAAYYAVPLMNQGVLLGIIYLEAEREAVLVQPHQQALIDILAGAVAIALENYQLIQGLEEKVKARTEQMEEMVRIASHDIRSPLTGVRELTALMQDPDMAEPEQVARFAGIIRNAITSVLRLVDDILDLSKLEHSGQLEASVKPLRPFLEQLVQGYEGLVVSKKLRLQLEAPEGLAARLDASKLGQALGNLLANAIKFTPSEGTVSVVADAVEEHGTPYVRIRVADTGMGIPQADLPRLFERFGATQRKGTQGEKGTGLGLSITHRIVQLHGGTLSVASEEGVGTTFTILLPTT
- a CDS encoding beta-lactamase family protein, whose translation is MARSRIVIQVLVALLCVLPTVVSAYPFDPEDVPTPRDRLADFSRYLDQLRTDLGIPGMGAAMVYRGRLVYSQGFGYADVERKIESTPHTPFHIASVTKTFAAVAVLQLVEQGKIDLDAPASQYGLALPPAVRVRHLLSHTSQGVPGEQFLYDGMRYGLLGDIVRQVSGQDLEAYWVEHVFVPLGLTRTAFANGKVYAGNDLSMEAVYADVADPYRTTWRGKIEPTHYQGYTGASAGIVASVEDLARYAAALQRNELLKPETQQRMWTAQTNRAGQVLPYGLGWFVQEYAGLRVVYHYGIWDGCSSLLMLVPEAELAFVVLANSERLSSAFDFTGDRRLLSSSFALAFLHRFVLGKGKLAPLEIYASQPELLKQLAKAKAEPAGQPYALELAMQAAAYRRVGRAELAERWYGDFQLSYARRISPVLKKQRVLAAISGVQNDTSRVVTFSLTSRQRVRLLAVGESAAMQMRDYAWLVRTDSAQARTPPPLWEMKFAQTEHAGGADKNRMQQLELSLEAGTYALHYRTDESHAWLQWNDLPPLLDFYGVVVYVANSPVLASKAAP
- a CDS encoding SDR family oxidoreductase: MAKCVVIGAGGRVGQNVLLQLLEQGHEARAFVRHADAVLLRHPRLSFFTGDALNTDQLAEAIAGMEVVIATLGSRAMDKPISLMSQAMQQLVSVMQQQGIRRVLTVGGAGILQLDERRLRAEAADFPPFLQHVTQDHYRVYQILLKSGLDWTMACPPYMPSAEATGIYRAQRDYLPDGGTQISAADCAHFLASEALACAYLGHRVGLAY